A single Flavobacteriales bacterium DNA region contains:
- a CDS encoding MotA/TolQ/ExbB proton channel family protein — translation MKKFFALITFAAVLNFSYVPTIKAQDEPAATEVATEEVTTEADAAPVAESADESSSLSVDEPEELGFHQTLKKKFIEGGAGFMGVVLLVLILGLALCIERIIYLSLATGNSEKLLGEVESSLKSGGVEAAKEVCRNTKGPVASIFYQGLSRKDEGLDMVEKSIVSYGSVQMGLLEKGISWISLCIALAPMLGFMGTVIGMIGAFDAIEAAGDISPSLVAGGIKVALLTTVFGLIVAMILQVFYNYIIAKVDSLVNDMEDSSITFMDILVKNSK, via the coding sequence ATGAAAAAGTTTTTTGCCCTAATAACCTTCGCTGCAGTTTTGAACTTCAGCTATGTGCCAACAATCAAGGCTCAGGATGAACCAGCTGCGACTGAAGTTGCAACTGAAGAAGTGACCACTGAGGCAGATGCAGCACCAGTTGCTGAAAGTGCCGATGAGTCTTCTTCATTGTCAGTCGATGAGCCTGAAGAACTTGGATTTCATCAAACGTTGAAGAAAAAATTCATTGAAGGTGGTGCCGGATTCATGGGCGTTGTACTTCTTGTACTTATTCTTGGTCTTGCTCTTTGTATCGAAAGAATCATTTACCTAAGCCTTGCTACTGGCAACTCAGAAAAACTTTTGGGCGAAGTAGAAAGCAGCTTGAAATCAGGTGGTGTTGAAGCAGCTAAAGAAGTTTGCCGAAACACAAAAGGACCTGTTGCCAGCATCTTCTACCAAGGTCTTAGCAGAAAAGATGAAGGATTGGACATGGTTGAGAAGTCAATCGTTTCTTATGGATCTGTTCAAATGGGTCTTTTGGAGAAAGGAATTTCTTGGATTTCACTTTGCATCGCTCTTGCTCCAATGCTTGGTTTCATGGGGACTGTAATTGGTATGATCGGTGCATTCGATGCTATCGAGGCTGCTGGAGATATCTCTCCATCATTGGTTGCTGGAGGTATCAAGGTTGCACTTTTGACCACTGTATTCGGTCTTATCGTTGCAATGATTCTTCAAGTGTTTTACAACTATATCATCGCTAAAGTGGATAGCCTTGTAAACGACATGGAAGATTCTTCTATTACATTCATGGATATCCTTGTAAAAAACAGCAAGTAA
- a CDS encoding DinB family protein: MVTQTNISILKQLNCNTLLSLRSVLERMEQKMYTHVNPKGRASVGQHVRHTLEFYQCLFEATDSVNYDLRKRDILLESSPDHAMICIDELIEKLNSVSLDRSLKLLAEMSGAEDNLLSVSSSMSRELLYVLEHAIHHMALMRVLIKDGNTEFDLHDSFGVAYSTLAYRSHEAKG; the protein is encoded by the coding sequence ATGGTAACGCAGACCAACATTTCCATTTTGAAGCAACTTAACTGCAACACGTTGCTTAGCCTGCGTTCCGTTTTAGAACGAATGGAACAGAAAATGTACACACACGTGAATCCGAAAGGGCGCGCTTCTGTTGGACAACATGTGCGGCACACGCTCGAATTCTATCAGTGTCTGTTCGAAGCCACAGATTCGGTGAATTACGATCTGCGTAAGCGTGACATTCTTCTTGAATCGAGCCCTGATCATGCGATGATTTGCATTGATGAACTGATTGAAAAACTGAATTCGGTTTCATTAGATCGATCGCTGAAACTATTGGCCGAAATGTCTGGTGCCGAAGACAATCTTCTTTCTGTCAGCTCATCCATGTCTCGCGAACTGCTTTACGTTCTTGAACATGCCATTCACCATATGGCTTTGATGCGCGTGCTTATAAAAGATGGCAACACCGAATTTGACCTGCACGATTCCTTCGGAGTAGCCTATTCTACCTTGGCTTACCGAAGCCACGAAGCCAAGGGCTAA
- a CDS encoding biopolymer transporter ExbD: MQIRKKGKKEVPPVSTASLPDIVFMLLFFFMVTTVMRETSLKVMHVIPKAREVAKLERKSLVAYIHIGPPLKQLQGIYGTEPRIQLDDAFATPAEIPTFVELVKASTAEPEIPLLTYSLKVDSKTKMGIVVDVKQELRKANALKINYSTGKILDKTTF; the protein is encoded by the coding sequence ATGCAGATAAGAAAGAAAGGTAAAAAGGAGGTTCCTCCAGTTTCTACCGCATCCCTTCCGGATATTGTATTCATGCTTTTGTTCTTTTTCATGGTAACAACCGTGATGAGAGAAACATCGCTGAAAGTTATGCACGTCATTCCTAAAGCTAGAGAAGTAGCGAAGTTGGAGCGCAAATCATTGGTGGCGTATATTCACATTGGACCACCATTGAAGCAATTGCAAGGAATTTACGGTACTGAACCACGAATTCAACTGGATGACGCTTTTGCAACTCCTGCTGAAATTCCAACATTCGTTGAGTTAGTGAAAGCAAGTACAGCTGAACCTGAAATCCCGCTACTTACCTATTCGCTGAAGGTTGACTCAAAAACGAAAATGGGTATTGTAGTAGATGTGAAGCAGGAGCTGAGAAAGGCAAACGCGCTGAAGATCAATTATTCTACGGGTAAAATCCTTGACAAAACAACTTTCTAA
- a CDS encoding CopD family protein — MEFLSNLEFNILYIKALHIIFVTTWFAGLFYIVRLFIYHAEARGIEEPARSILQKQYKLMEWRLWYIITWPSGILTVIFGSWLIYGLGYWRVWQISSWENLIWLAVKLALVAGLFLYQFACHRIFQKFQNDEETWGSFKLRIWNEVATLFLFAIVFVVVLKDSLTWIWGLVGLVALSLVIMLAIKLYGKARGKKEELGGNKDESVS; from the coding sequence ATGGAATTTCTATCGAACCTCGAATTCAATATCCTTTATATCAAGGCGCTGCACATCATTTTCGTCACCACATGGTTTGCAGGGTTGTTCTACATCGTCCGATTATTCATCTATCACGCTGAGGCCAGAGGAATAGAAGAACCTGCGAGAAGCATTCTGCAAAAGCAATATAAATTGATGGAGTGGCGATTGTGGTACATCATCACGTGGCCATCAGGCATTCTTACTGTAATTTTTGGAAGTTGGTTGATTTACGGTTTAGGATACTGGAGAGTCTGGCAGATTTCAAGTTGGGAAAACCTAATCTGGTTGGCGGTAAAGTTGGCATTGGTGGCTGGGTTGTTCCTCTATCAGTTTGCATGCCATCGGATTTTCCAGAAATTTCAGAACGATGAGGAAACTTGGGGTTCATTCAAACTCAGAATCTGGAACGAGGTAGCAACGCTATTCCTATTTGCAATTGTATTTGTTGTCGTGCTTAAGGATTCATTGACCTGGATTTGGGGCTTGGTAGGATTGGTGGCGTTAAGTCTTGTGATCATGCTAGCCATCAAACTGTACGGAAAGGCAAGAGGGAAAAAAGAAGAGTTGGGAGGAAATAAGGACGAATCAGTTTCCTGA
- a CDS encoding biopolymer transporter ExbD: MARSKREIQEINAGSMADIAFLLLIFFLVTTTMDIDTGLMRVLPPPILEDVPPPPPVNKRNVFVVLANAQDNLLVENEYMQVEELKDAAKEFILGKPNDPSDERFPEFKIATDPTIVKYYGPNKKISKQIVSLQNDRGTSYELYIAIQDQLACAYSEVRDEEARTKFGKTYNELKDSKSKVDNEKAKAIRMLIPQRISEAEPKEIGK, translated from the coding sequence ATGGCTAGGTCGAAAAGAGAGATTCAAGAAATCAATGCTGGCTCAATGGCCGACATTGCCTTCCTGTTGCTTATTTTCTTTTTGGTTACCACTACCATGGATATCGACACAGGTTTGATGCGTGTGCTTCCTCCACCAATTTTGGAAGATGTTCCACCACCGCCACCTGTTAATAAGCGAAATGTCTTTGTGGTGTTGGCCAATGCGCAAGACAACCTTCTTGTAGAGAATGAGTACATGCAAGTTGAAGAATTGAAAGATGCTGCAAAGGAGTTCATTTTGGGAAAACCAAATGATCCTTCAGATGAGCGCTTTCCTGAATTCAAGATTGCTACTGACCCGACCATCGTGAAGTACTATGGGCCAAACAAGAAGATATCTAAACAGATTGTTTCGTTGCAAAACGACCGTGGAACTTCTTACGAGCTGTATATAGCAATTCAGGATCAACTGGCCTGCGCATATAGCGAAGTTCGTGACGAAGAGGCTAGAACCAAGTTCGGCAAAACCTATAACGAACTGAAAGACAGTAAGAGTAAGGTTGACAATGAGAAAGCCAAGGCAATCAGGATGTTGATTCCACAAAGGATTTCTGAAGCAGAACCTAAAGAAATTGGTAAGTAA
- a CDS encoding TatD family hydrolase has translation MVDTHAHLYSKQFDGELSDVMIRAKEKGVTRMLLPNVDSSSTPRLWDVVNAYPQNCFPMMGLHPCSVNETVSEELKHVETELSSGKYIAVGEIGIDLYWDKTYIKEQIHAFELQMEWAKKLDLPVAIHCRNSFDEIFDSLSKVQDGRLRGVLHCFTGNAEQAKRTIELGLSIGVGGVLTFKNSGLDLALKEVPLEKLLLETDAPYLAPTPYRGKRNESSYTSLVAEKLAEVKGISIEELAAITTLNAETLFKLP, from the coding sequence TTGGTAGATACTCACGCACATTTATATTCCAAACAGTTTGATGGCGAACTTAGCGATGTGATGATTCGCGCTAAGGAAAAAGGCGTAACGCGAATGCTTTTACCCAACGTTGATAGCAGTAGCACTCCGCGTCTTTGGGACGTGGTAAATGCTTATCCGCAAAATTGTTTCCCCATGATGGGACTTCACCCATGTTCGGTCAACGAAACGGTTTCTGAAGAATTGAAGCATGTAGAAACTGAACTTTCCTCTGGGAAATACATTGCCGTTGGCGAAATCGGAATTGACCTTTATTGGGACAAGACCTATATAAAGGAGCAGATCCACGCATTTGAGCTACAAATGGAATGGGCCAAAAAATTGGATCTTCCAGTCGCCATCCATTGCAGAAATTCATTTGACGAGATATTTGATTCGCTGTCTAAAGTGCAAGACGGGCGGCTTCGAGGAGTTTTACACTGCTTTACGGGAAATGCAGAGCAGGCGAAACGAACCATCGAACTTGGACTTTCCATTGGGGTTGGCGGGGTGCTTACCTTTAAAAACAGTGGACTGGACTTGGCACTAAAAGAAGTTCCATTGGAAAAGCTCTTGCTGGAAACAGATGCTCCTTACCTCGCTCCCACTCCGTATCGAGGAAAACGTAACGAAAGTTCATACACAAGTCTGGTGGCCGAAAAACTTGCAGAAGTGAAAGGCATTTCCATCGAAGAACTTGCAGCAATTACCACGTTAAATGCAGAAACGCTCTTTAAACTTCCGTAA
- a CDS encoding TonB-dependent receptor translates to MRRVFTLLAFILFSIHGFAQNTTVTGVVKDKKRGETLISASVIIKGTTTGVQTDVNGKFSIELDLTEPKTLEISYLGYQTFEVPVDKSNTKLTIEMETINMVGQEVVVSGSRVSETILESTASIHKMNTKEINEIASGDFYAGLSTLQGVDVTTSSMGFQVINMRGFNTTAPVRVVQFVDGMDNQAPGLNFPVGNMVGANDLDLESVEVISGPASALYGPNAFQGVVSMKTKNPYDYQGLSVKLQGGTRDYVDVQARYAGVYGKEKRWALKLTGQYKRANDWIANDTTYQPLYGNPSDSVAPNRYGDIETDVDLSAIVEQAQDDPDNTQEERDDFIALNNWLGLVSPNAYPGTINVRAPGYTEHQLANNNTFSAKASAELHYRFKQGIEASLTYKFGLGTAVYQASNRYSINNILFQQVKGEVTGRNWSIKGYSTFEDAGKSYDVVFTGINISKEGIADYVGEYLGAYFDTLKIMTDDFDDDATNEEVQIAKDYARAQADQNGWIAAGSPKFDSLRNAIVNNADLQTGSKFTDRSNLQHVEGQYNFDWPWLDVLVGANFRRYDPQSFGTIFSDTLVNRGDTLANGSADLNAQFVDLSLWEVGGFLQLSKKFFNDKFKVMASVRADKNKNFPVQFSPRASLMYNLKGHVFRVSGQSAFRIPTLQNQYINLDIGPLTIAGNLNGWDNLYTLESVGLFEDFIDSVQTQGVWYDSVYDDAAKKLKTFNARKLRPEQVKTVEVGYRGVLFKKLYVDANFYYNWYTDFIGEIRVVQPKNASVDDQSGVDQLLSYSPSNESYIRYQIPVNAKQQVRSMGATIGLVYYINDKYSASMNYNWAKLVDKDLDDPIIPGFNTPEHKLNVGVKGRNVWKGLGFAANFQWVDSYLWQSTFGTGKVPSYSFLDLQLSYEIPKWYSTLRLGASNVYNFQRQEAFGAPKIGAMVYGSIVFDIKKL, encoded by the coding sequence ATGAGAAGAGTCTTTACCCTACTCGCTTTTATCCTTTTTTCTATTCATGGTTTTGCACAGAATACCACGGTAACTGGTGTTGTTAAAGACAAGAAGAGAGGTGAAACCCTTATTTCAGCATCTGTAATTATTAAAGGTACAACAACAGGTGTGCAAACTGACGTTAACGGAAAGTTCTCGATTGAATTGGATCTGACGGAACCTAAGACGCTCGAAATCTCATATCTTGGGTATCAGACATTCGAAGTTCCGGTTGATAAATCGAATACCAAACTGACCATTGAAATGGAAACCATCAACATGGTTGGTCAGGAAGTGGTTGTGTCGGGGTCAAGAGTTTCTGAGACGATTTTAGAATCTACTGCTTCCATTCATAAGATGAATACTAAGGAGATCAATGAAATTGCTTCTGGCGATTTCTATGCTGGTCTCAGCACGTTACAGGGAGTGGATGTTACCACTTCAAGTATGGGCTTTCAGGTCATCAACATGCGTGGTTTCAACACCACTGCTCCTGTTCGGGTGGTTCAATTTGTTGACGGAATGGACAATCAGGCGCCAGGTTTGAATTTCCCTGTTGGCAACATGGTTGGTGCCAACGATCTGGATCTTGAGAGTGTGGAGGTTATCAGCGGTCCTGCATCTGCATTGTATGGTCCGAATGCTTTCCAAGGTGTGGTCAGTATGAAGACCAAGAATCCGTACGATTATCAAGGCCTTTCTGTGAAACTGCAAGGAGGCACGCGCGATTATGTGGATGTACAAGCGCGTTACGCAGGTGTTTATGGAAAGGAGAAACGATGGGCGTTAAAACTTACTGGACAATACAAACGGGCTAACGATTGGATTGCGAATGACACCACTTATCAGCCACTTTATGGAAATCCATCAGACAGCGTTGCTCCAAACCGGTATGGCGACATTGAAACAGACGTTGACCTATCGGCCATCGTAGAGCAGGCACAAGATGACCCCGATAACACGCAGGAAGAACGAGATGATTTCATAGCCCTGAACAACTGGTTGGGACTTGTTTCACCAAATGCATATCCAGGTACGATCAATGTACGCGCTCCAGGATATACGGAACATCAATTGGCAAACAACAACACATTCAGCGCTAAAGCATCTGCCGAATTGCACTACAGATTTAAGCAGGGAATTGAGGCTTCACTTACGTATAAATTCGGATTGGGAACTGCAGTGTATCAGGCATCCAATCGCTATAGCATCAATAACATACTTTTCCAGCAGGTGAAGGGAGAAGTGACAGGCAGAAACTGGAGCATCAAAGGTTATTCTACGTTTGAAGATGCTGGGAAATCGTACGATGTGGTATTCACAGGGATCAACATCTCCAAAGAAGGAATTGCCGATTATGTTGGCGAGTATCTGGGCGCGTATTTCGATACGCTGAAAATAATGACAGATGACTTTGATGATGATGCCACCAATGAAGAGGTACAGATAGCTAAGGATTATGCCCGTGCTCAAGCCGATCAAAATGGTTGGATTGCAGCAGGTTCTCCGAAATTTGATTCCCTACGAAACGCGATTGTTAACAATGCGGATCTTCAAACGGGTTCGAAATTCACAGACAGATCTAATTTGCAGCACGTAGAAGGTCAGTACAATTTCGATTGGCCATGGCTTGATGTACTCGTAGGTGCCAATTTCAGGCGTTACGATCCACAATCTTTCGGTACCATTTTTTCGGACACGTTAGTTAATAGAGGAGATACACTGGCTAATGGCTCAGCAGATCTGAATGCACAATTCGTGGATCTTTCGCTGTGGGAGGTTGGAGGCTTCCTTCAGTTAAGCAAGAAGTTCTTTAACGATAAGTTTAAAGTGATGGCATCTGTGAGAGCAGATAAGAACAAGAATTTCCCTGTTCAGTTCTCGCCACGAGCATCGCTGATGTATAACTTGAAAGGCCATGTTTTCCGAGTATCTGGACAAAGCGCTTTCCGGATTCCAACGCTACAGAATCAGTACATCAACCTCGACATTGGCCCGCTTACCATTGCTGGTAACCTCAATGGTTGGGACAACCTCTATACATTAGAATCGGTTGGGCTTTTTGAGGATTTTATCGACAGCGTTCAAACTCAAGGCGTATGGTACGATTCTGTATATGACGATGCTGCGAAAAAGTTGAAAACCTTCAACGCAAGAAAATTGAGACCAGAGCAAGTGAAAACGGTAGAGGTCGGTTACCGAGGTGTTCTGTTCAAGAAATTGTATGTTGATGCAAACTTCTATTACAACTGGTACACCGATTTCATTGGAGAGATTCGAGTAGTTCAACCTAAAAATGCAAGTGTGGATGATCAAAGTGGTGTCGATCAGTTGCTGTCTTACTCACCAAGCAACGAATCATACATTCGTTATCAAATTCCTGTAAATGCAAAACAGCAGGTACGGTCAATGGGTGCTACCATCGGATTGGTCTACTATATAAACGACAAGTATTCCGCATCGATGAATTACAATTGGGCGAAGCTGGTAGACAAGGACCTTGATGATCCGATCATTCCGGGTTTCAACACACCAGAGCATAAATTGAATGTTGGTGTCAAGGGCCGAAACGTGTGGAAAGGCCTTGGTTTTGCGGCCAATTTCCAATGGGTTGACTCCTATTTGTGGCAGAGCACTTTTGGAACAGGAAAAGTACCTTCTTACTCATTTCTTGACCTTCAACTCAGCTACGAAATCCCTAAATGGTATTCCACATTACGCCTTGGTGCGTCTAATGTTTATAACTTCCAACGTCAGGAAGCATTTGGCGCTCCAAAGATCGGAGCCATGGTGTATGGTTCCATTGTATTTGACATTAAAAAACTCTAA
- a CDS encoding mechanosensitive ion channel → MKEFLQRELITVGAYHLTMLQIVVVLLILTFTWIATWAIKAVVVKRKNISELELGRRLSVYKLIQYVVWIVAILLSLESAGFHLTVLMAGSAALLVGIGLGLQEVFKDFVSGIILLFDGTIRVSDIIEVEGKVGRVREIRLRASEMETREGIIMIVPNSRFITGNVVNWTHNHKLTRFSVVVGVAYGSDVEKVRDVLIECARQNEDVVKNPEPFVFFSDFADSQLTFTLQFFSRSVFRIEFVKSDIRFAIDKAFRENGISIPFPQRDVHIRTGQKDIG, encoded by the coding sequence ATGAAAGAATTTCTTCAGCGCGAATTGATCACAGTGGGAGCATACCATTTAACAATGCTTCAGATCGTTGTGGTCCTTTTGATCCTGACTTTCACTTGGATTGCCACGTGGGCCATAAAAGCAGTTGTTGTTAAACGGAAGAACATCTCCGAACTTGAACTAGGAAGAAGACTTTCCGTGTACAAACTGATACAATATGTGGTATGGATCGTTGCCATTCTACTAAGCTTAGAATCGGCAGGTTTTCACCTAACGGTGCTAATGGCTGGTTCAGCCGCCCTTTTGGTTGGTATCGGCCTAGGATTACAAGAGGTTTTCAAGGATTTTGTGAGCGGCATCATCCTCCTTTTCGATGGAACGATCCGCGTGTCCGACATCATTGAAGTGGAAGGAAAAGTTGGCCGAGTGCGCGAAATCCGACTTCGTGCTTCGGAAATGGAAACGCGCGAAGGAATTATCATGATCGTGCCTAATTCCAGATTCATCACCGGAAATGTGGTGAATTGGACCCACAACCATAAACTCACTCGGTTTTCGGTGGTGGTTGGTGTGGCCTATGGTTCAGATGTGGAAAAAGTGCGTGACGTGCTAATCGAATGCGCCAGACAGAACGAAGATGTGGTGAAGAATCCCGAACCGTTCGTGTTTTTCTCAGACTTTGCCGATTCGCAGCTCACTTTCACGTTGCAGTTTTTTTCTAGGTCGGTGTTTAGAATAGAATTCGTGAAAAGCGACATCCGTTTTGCCATTGACAAGGCATTCCGTGAAAATGGGATCAGTATTCCTTTCCCTCAGCGAGATGTGCATATCCGCACAGGGCAGAAAGACATTGGGTAA
- a CDS encoding asparaginase, translating to MREPKVLIIYTGGTIGMIHDEKTGTLKPFHLEGVFKSIPSILKLGIEIHALELDEIIDSSNVTPAVWIRLAEIIRDYYAEFDGFVILHGSDTMAFSASALSFLLENLAKPVIFTGSQLPIGLPRTDARENLITALTIAGLRKADGRSMIPEVCIYFEDKLYRGNRTHKFNSENFDAFVSRNYPILGEAGVRIRIFEERLLEQSSANLIVHTAMDTNVAVLKLFPGFDITPYVKMFSDAGIKALIIESYGSGNGPTEKGFLNSIGAIIDAGTIVLNITQCREGKVEMGKYETSERLLQLGVLSGTDLTVEAAITKTMFVLGSVSGFNERKALLQQSLRGEMSL from the coding sequence ATGCGAGAACCTAAAGTCCTCATTATATATACAGGTGGAACCATCGGAATGATCCACGATGAGAAAACCGGAACTTTAAAGCCATTTCATCTGGAAGGCGTTTTCAAATCCATTCCATCTATATTAAAGTTAGGCATCGAAATCCACGCGCTGGAACTGGACGAGATCATCGATTCATCGAACGTCACTCCTGCTGTTTGGATTCGTTTGGCTGAGATTATCCGTGATTATTATGCTGAGTTTGACGGATTTGTGATCCTTCACGGTTCAGACACAATGGCTTTCAGTGCTTCGGCTTTGAGTTTTCTACTCGAGAACCTTGCAAAACCCGTGATTTTCACTGGCAGTCAGCTACCGATCGGATTGCCGCGAACTGATGCGCGCGAGAACCTGATAACTGCATTGACCATTGCTGGTCTGCGTAAGGCTGATGGCCGGTCGATGATTCCTGAAGTATGCATCTATTTTGAAGACAAACTTTATCGTGGAAATCGAACACACAAATTCAATTCAGAGAATTTTGACGCGTTCGTTTCGCGCAACTATCCAATTTTAGGCGAAGCTGGTGTTCGCATCCGAATATTTGAAGAGCGATTGCTTGAACAATCTTCTGCTAATCTTATCGTTCATACGGCCATGGACACCAATGTGGCAGTGCTGAAGTTATTTCCTGGTTTTGACATTACACCTTACGTGAAGATGTTCTCTGATGCTGGCATAAAGGCGCTCATCATAGAGAGCTACGGTTCGGGAAATGGCCCAACAGAGAAAGGCTTTCTTAATTCAATCGGAGCTATTATCGATGCTGGAACTATTGTGTTGAATATTACGCAGTGCCGCGAAGGAAAGGTGGAAATGGGCAAGTATGAAACCAGCGAACGCCTTTTACAACTAGGAGTTCTGAGCGGAACTGACCTTACTGTGGAGGCGGCCATCACCAAAACGATGTTCGTGCTAGGTTCCGTTTCAGGTTTTAACGAGAGAAAAGCACTATTGCAACAATCTCTTAGAGGTGAAATGTCGCTTTAA
- a CDS encoding SPOR domain-containing protein, with the protein MLSNQLGHIIATQLCDQPLVVLPGFGGFVKDRLGSELDELRNRIHPPKNSVIFNARLAHNDGLLISAFALENEVSYSDADRLLTDAISELRFRLNNGETIMWEGLGRLKRSVEGTIEFEAVALPEIQDEFFGLKPVSLSKVEKDNVDKVRQLVAADGPFATTVRTLPIKRIATYAAAAVAVGFMMWMPIQNGALNNGKMLAHQLNPFALTNEASYSARQFDENWINKGFEREDVLSEKYSQQYLSLHLTGNSLKPIVVKTDAIPSTELSLDEEVPVAAFNETASTFKVIAATFASRAEAADYVAKMIKRGFSAEYAGIENKRHLVAYGTYSSIEDAQKMLTSVSLSNKEARIVSGN; encoded by the coding sequence ATGTTATCTAATCAACTCGGACATATTATTGCCACGCAGCTTTGTGATCAACCTTTGGTTGTGTTGCCTGGCTTTGGCGGTTTCGTAAAAGACCGTTTGGGTTCTGAATTGGATGAATTACGAAATCGTATTCATCCGCCTAAAAATTCAGTGATTTTCAATGCGAGATTGGCTCACAACGATGGTTTGCTGATTTCAGCATTTGCATTGGAGAATGAGGTTTCTTATTCGGATGCTGACAGATTGCTGACAGATGCGATTTCTGAATTGCGTTTTCGATTGAATAATGGCGAAACCATTATGTGGGAAGGGCTTGGACGATTGAAAAGATCGGTTGAAGGAACCATTGAGTTTGAAGCTGTTGCACTTCCTGAAATTCAGGACGAATTCTTTGGACTGAAGCCTGTTTCGCTTAGTAAGGTTGAAAAAGATAATGTTGATAAGGTTCGCCAACTGGTTGCGGCTGATGGACCATTTGCAACAACGGTTCGAACATTGCCCATCAAGCGCATTGCCACGTATGCTGCTGCAGCCGTTGCTGTTGGGTTCATGATGTGGATGCCGATTCAGAATGGCGCGTTGAACAATGGAAAGATGCTGGCTCATCAGTTGAATCCGTTTGCGTTGACCAACGAGGCTTCGTATTCAGCACGTCAGTTTGATGAGAATTGGATAAACAAGGGTTTTGAGCGAGAAGACGTTCTTTCAGAGAAATACTCACAGCAATATCTTTCACTCCATCTTACTGGAAATTCGCTGAAGCCGATCGTTGTGAAAACAGATGCAATTCCTTCCACTGAATTGAGTTTAGATGAGGAAGTTCCGGTTGCTGCGTTTAATGAAACAGCTTCAACCTTTAAAGTGATTGCAGCTACGTTTGCTTCCAGAGCTGAAGCAGCAGATTACGTAGCTAAAATGATCAAGCGCGGTTTCAGTGCCGAATATGCTGGCATTGAAAACAAACGGCATCTGGTTGCTTACGGAACGTACAGTTCTATTGAAGATGCGCAGAAAATGCTCACATCTGTGAGTCTTTCAAACAAAGAAGCGCGTATCGTTTCAGGAAACTGA
- the kdsB gene encoding 3-deoxy-manno-octulosonate cytidylyltransferase has translation MTKIVGIIPSRYASTRFPGKPLVDIAGKSMIERVYEQASKAKLLDEVIVATDDQRIFDHVQSFGGKVMMTSSEHQSGTDRCAEVLSRLKDVDVVINIQGDEPFIEPEQIDQLAMLFSADETQIATLIKRIENEEDLISDTVIKVVKTPKNNAIYFSRTAIPYLKGVERTQWLNETAFYKHIGIYAYRAETLKTVSKLPQSDLEKKESLEQLRWLENGFQIQLAETEHESNSVDTPEDLARLLRARNL, from the coding sequence ATGACGAAAATCGTTGGCATCATTCCTTCGCGCTATGCGAGCACTCGGTTTCCTGGTAAACCGCTTGTGGATATTGCTGGAAAGAGCATGATTGAACGCGTATATGAGCAGGCTTCGAAAGCGAAGTTGTTGGATGAAGTGATTGTTGCCACAGATGATCAACGCATTTTCGACCATGTTCAAAGTTTTGGAGGAAAGGTGATGATGACATCATCTGAGCATCAATCTGGAACTGACCGTTGTGCAGAAGTGCTTTCGAGATTAAAAGACGTTGATGTGGTTATCAATATTCAGGGCGATGAACCATTTATCGAACCAGAACAAATTGATCAGTTGGCAATGCTTTTTAGCGCAGATGAAACGCAGATTGCCACGCTCATCAAGCGAATTGAAAACGAAGAAGACCTTATAAGTGATACGGTGATCAAGGTGGTGAAAACACCAAAGAACAACGCTATTTACTTCAGTAGAACAGCCATTCCATATTTAAAAGGAGTTGAAAGAACGCAATGGTTGAATGAAACTGCGTTTTATAAACACATCGGCATCTACGCTTATCGGGCAGAAACGTTGAAAACGGTATCGAAACTGCCGCAGTCCGATCTTGAAAAGAAGGAAAGTCTGGAGCAATTGCGCTGGTTGGAAAACGGTTTTCAAATACAACTCGCTGAAACAGAACACGAAAGCAATTCGGTAGATACACCCGAAGATCTTGCGAGACTTTTGCGCGCTAGAAACCTATAA